The genome window CATGGCTTTAGATTCTACTCCAAGTGAATTCGCTGAACCAGGATTAATGCTAAATCCAGACTATATCGAAAAGCTATTTGGTATTCGTATCAGCGATCCAAGTATTCTAAGCGAGAACAATCAAAAGCTCAAGAATCTTATCATTCCAAGCAATAAAATTGAAGACAATGGGAAGGCTCCTAGTGCACTAAAAGTCAATCTTAAAGGTGACACTATTAAATGGAGCAAGCATAGCGAAAAAGATGTAATTGGTTACCGGGTCTATAAAAATGGCAAAAAAGTAAAGAGTTTAAAAGCAGCAAATACCTTAAGTTTTAAAGGTGGTAATGGAAAATATATTGTTAAAGCAGTTGATATTGCTGGGAAAGAATCAAAGGCATCAAATGAAGTGGTAATTGGCAATTCACAAGAAAAGCAAGAGAGTCAAACTAAAAAGGAAAGTCAAGAAAAAAAGACCAATACTAAAGAGCAAACAGCGAACAAGCCAAAAGACAACAAAGAAAAAAATAGCAAGCCAAATAATGACAAACCTAAAGACGACAAGCCACCAGAAAATAACCAGCAAAACAATAAAGAACAAACAGAAAAGCCTGATAAAAAGACAGAAAATAATTAACTCCAATAAGGTTGGAACATAAATATTTCAATAACCATAACCTCAAACTATTATTCGTACACACTAATAACTATTCGTATAATGGTTTGGGGTTTTTATTTATTTTACGAAAGAAGGTTTGTGATAATCACCCGCAAACTGAATATACTTCGCTTTCCATGAAGTGAGCGCCATGCTCCTCGCGTCTTTAGTTTCTGCAGGAAGCAGACAGTGCATCGTGTCTGTAGAGTAGTGAATTGGATTGGATTGGTGTTTCGCACTAAATTAGAGAGTATTCGTCATTATGCAATATATTTTGTCCGTCCTAGCAACTCTTTTCTCGTTTCCTTTTTTCTTAAACAAAAAAAGACCAAGGCTGGATGTTTAATCCGGTTTTGGTCTTTTCCGTATCTAAACTTATTTTGTAGATTTTCGAGATTCTATACGATGTGGAAGTGTAACAATATGATCTTCTACTGTTTCTTTATTCATATATTTAGTAAGCAATCTCATAGCCACGGCACCGATATCATACAATGGTTGTACAACAGTTGTCAGTTGCGGGCGAACCATTAGTGTTAATTTTGTATTATCAGAGGTAACAATTTCGAAATCCTCCGGAACTTTATATCCTTTGTCTTCTGCTCCATGAATGACACCTAGAGCCATTTCATCTGAACCAACAAAGATTGCCGTTGGTTTATTATCACCTTCAATTAATTTATCGAAAGCTTCCATACCAGATTCATAGCTATAATCTCCTTCAACAACTAAGGATTCATTAAATTCGATTCCAGCTGCTTCTAATGCCTTTTTATAACCGCCTAATTTCTCATTTTTGTTGATTGGTTCTTCTAAGGATCCAAGGACAATTCCAATAGATTTATGGCCCTTTTCAACAAAGCTAGTTACTACATCGTACGTAGCTTGCGCATAATCAATGTTAACAGAAGAAATCTTTTTGCTTTCTTCAATACTAGCCGCAAGCACAATTGGTACAGGAGACTTTTCAAATTCAGTAACATGTTCCTCTGTTATATTGCCACCCATAAATACAATACCATCCACTTGTTTGCCTAACATGGTATTTAATAAGTGCAACTCTTTATCTTTATTTTGATCAGAGTTACTTAGAATAATATTATATTTATACATTGTAGCAATATCCTCAATACCTCTTGCTAATTCCGCGTAGAATGTGCTTGAGATATCAGGGATAATTACTCCAACTGTAGTAGTTTTCTTACTTGCTAGCCCTCTTGCAACAGCATTTGGACGATATCCTAAGCGATCAATAACTTCTAATACCTTTTTTCTTGTTGTTGGCTTAACGTTTGGATTTCCATTAACAACACGGGAAACGGTTGCCATAGAAACACTAGCTTCTCTTGCGACATCATATATTGTGATATTCATTGTGATTTTTACACTCCTTTTAGTCGAACTATTTCTTTCTATTATTTTATGGCAAGAAGCTACTTTCTTAATCATAAAAGATTCCCAATTTAGCTAATCTTGTCTAAGTATGTACTAATGATACGATATAGCAGGAAAACCCGCAATGACAAGCTTTCATTTTTTTTCAAAAAAAACGACTTTTTTTCGCTTTTTTAGCAAAAAAATTTTTTTATTAAGCATTCTTCCATTCAGTTTACCATAAAATGAGGAAAAATATAAATGAATTTGTCATACTATCAAATTCATTATAAAAAAATAAAAAACCTCGTAATTATTTCTAAACAATTACGAGGTAATGATAATCATATTTTTATGCATTTACATATGGTGTAGCTTGTAACGCACGGTAAAATTCATCGAATTGGTCAATATCCATTTGCTGTGCTGAATCAGACAATGCGACAGCAGGATCTGGATGAACTTCTGCCATTACTCCATCTGCCCCAATAGCTAAAGCTGCTTTCGCACAAGGTAATAATAAATCCTTTCTGCCAGTTGAATGTGTTACATCAACAAAGACAGGAAGATGTGTTTCTTGTTTTAAAATTGGAACAGCAGAAATATCTAATGTATTTCTTGTTGCCCGTTCATACGTACGAATACCACGTTCACAGAGGATAATCTGATCATTTCCTTGTGACATTATATATTCTGCAGCATTGATGAACTCTTCAATCGTTGCTGCTAAACCACGTTTTAATAGAATTGGTTTTTTTACACTTCCAGCAGCTTTTAACAGCTCAAAGTTTTGCATATTACGAGCACCAATTTGAATAACATCAATATAATCTAACGCTGTTTCAATGTGTTCCGTACTAACAATTTCACTAATTACTGCTAAATCGTATTCATCTGCCACTCTTTTTAAGATTTTCAAACCTTCTACACCAAGTCCTTGGAAATCATATGGAGATGTTCTTGGCTTAAATGCGCCACCACGAAGAAGCTTTAATCCTTTAGCTTGTACGGACGCTGCCACTTGAGCAACTTGTTCATATGATTCTACTGAACATGGCCCAAACACAAATTTAGGTGTACCGTCACCAATTTTTGTTCCTTTTATATCAACAATAGTATCCTCTGCTTTTTTCTTACGAGATACTAATAACGCTTTACTGTCATCTTCTTGTTGTAATTGTAAGCCCATTTTGAAAATTTGCTTAAACAAATGAGAAATTGTCCCATTATCAAATGGCCCATCATTTTTATTTAAGATATGATCAAGCATTTTTCTTTCGCGAACAGGATCATATCGATGTGCACCGTGGGTAACTTTTGTTTGGGCAATTTTTTGCACAAGGCTTGCCCGCTCATTAATTTTTTCTAAAATTTCTAAATTTAATTCATCCACTCGATTACGTAATTCTTCTAATTCCTTATTACTCACAATCACTCATCCCTTCATTAAAAGCACAAATCCATGTAATTTCCTTTACACTATTTGCTTAGATTCTTTATACAAATGCAAAAATATGTTACATTTCTCTTAATTGGGTTAATTATAAATCATATTTATCCCATTGTCACTAATTTTATTTAATGCTTAAACGCTTTTAAGTGCTAAAGTGTCAATTTTTTATAAAGAAGTTAGATAATTGGTTCACTATAATCTATTTTAATTTATATTTTATAAACAATCTTTAAATAAAAAGAAGGTGTTTTCTATGCAAAAACATGAAAAACTATTTGCATTAGATATTGGTACTCGATCAGTTGTCGGAATTATCTTAGAAAAAAAAGAGGATAATTATCATGTAGCTGATTTATTATCCATCGAACATACAGAAAGAGCAATGTTGGATGGTCAAATACATGATGTGTTAGCTGTTTCCAAAATTATTAAAGAAATAAAAGATCAGTTAGAAATCAAACATGGACCTTTAGAAAGAGTGAGTGTTGCAGCTGCTGGAAGAGCCTTAAAAACTGAACGGGCTGCTTATGAAATGAATATAGAAAGAAAGCCACTCATTACAAAAGAAGATATTTTACATATGGAGTTAACAGCTGTACAGCAGGCACAAAGCACTGTCGCAGAAAAAAATGAGCGAGATAAAAGTCAATTTTATTATTGTGTGGGCTATTCCGTCCTTCACTACTCTTTAGATGATCAAGCTATGGGTAGCTTAATTGATCAGCAAGGTTCAATAGCGAAGGTAGAAATTATCGCAACTTTCTTGCCTAAAGTAGTAGTTGAATCATTAATCGCTGCCTTGCATCGAGCAAATTTAGAAATGCAGGCATTGACGTTAGAGCCCATTGCTGCCATTAATGTCCTTATTCCTCCATCGATGAGAAGATTAAATGTAGCTTTAGTAGACATTGGAGCAGGAACATCAGATATAGCTATCACCGATATTGGAACCGTCATTGCCTATGGAATGGTACCTGTCGCTGGAGATGAAATAACAGAAGCAATCAGCGATGCGTATTTATTGGACTTTCCATTAGCCGAAAAGGCAAAAAGAGAATTATCTCAAAAAGATCAGATTTCTATTTCGGATATTCTTGGCTTTACAACAGAATTGCATAAGGAAGAAGTAATTAAGGAAATTGAACCAGCTTTAGATAAATTAGCAGATACGATTTGCCGGGAGATTCTTTCATTAAACAATCATAAATCCCCTAAAGCTGTAATGCTTGTTGGTGGTGGAAGCCAAACGCCAGCTTTACAACAAAAAATGGCGGAAATGCTTAATCTGCCTTCTAACCGGGTTGCCATTAGAGGCATTGATGCCATTACTCACCTTACATTTGAGGAAAATTTCCATTTAGGGCCCGAGCTTGTTACACCAGTCGGAATTGCTATCGCTGCTGAAAAATCGCCAGTCCAATACAAAACAGTTTATATAAATGAGCAGCCTGTAAGACTGTTTGAGGTAAATAAATTGACCGTTGGGGATTGTATTTTAGCCTCTGGCATTCGAATGAACCAATTATACGGAAAGCCAGGTAATGCAATGATTGTTACAATCAATAATCAAAAAATTACCATACCAGGAAGTCATGGTGAAGGACCCACTATTTTAAGAAAAGATGTCCCTTGCTCTTTAGAAGATACAGTAGAAGATGGCGAAACATTAACGGTTTATCGTGGCAGGGATGGAGAACAAGCCATCGTTCAAATAAAGGACTTACTAGATGCTGAATCTGACAAAGAAATAAAGATCAATAATAAAAGCTATACGCTTCATACCAAAATTCTTTGCAATGGCAACCCTGTTTCCCCTGAGCATCTGATTGCTGACAAAGATATCATTGAATATAAAGCAGACACTACTATTCAAGAAGCATTAGAAGGGCTCCATTTAACGAATTTAATAGCGGAGTTAAGACCTTTCCAACTGTTGATTAACGGCAAAGAGACTGTCCTTCCTGCTTTCTCTGGGAAGGTTGTTAAAAATGGTCTTCCTTGCCGATTAAACCAATTGCTTAGTCACAAGGATGAAGTTATCTTGGAAAAAAGAAAAACACCAACTGTTCAAGAATTAGCAGAAAGAAAACAAATTTTAATGTATCAAGTACTTCCAGTTTATTTTAATGACAAAAAGATTACACTTACAAAGCAGCTAGCACAAATACAAAGAAGAGGACAACTCCTCCAAATGGAAGATCTCTTATTCAGTGGGGATGATATTCGTATCGAGCAGAAACCATTTGAAGGCTTTTTATTTCAGGACTTATTTGCGTTTGTTGATATCAATATGCCACAAAGTGGCGGAGGATCTTTTCAGCTATTGCGTAACGGCGAACAAGCTACGTTTTTGACCCCTATAAAAAAAGGGGATAAATTATCGATTGTTTGGCCAGCTAAAACGAAAAGCCCTTCTATGAATAATTAATTGTTTACCCAAAAAGGAATTCAGAATGCACTCCTTCTGAATTCCTTTTTTATCGAATCTTTATAACTTATTTTCTTCGCTAGCTTTTTGTAAAGAAGCTGCAGTAATCTGTCCATGGGATGCATGCCAAACAATATTATTATGAACAAAAAGCAATGCTTGTGGTGATTCATGTCTTACTTCGTATTTTTCAGCAATATAATTAGAAACATCTCGTGCATCTTGCACAGTTAAATAATAAGTATCTACTGCATTATTTCCGCTTGCATATTGCTTATATTCATCGAAAGCTCTCGCACTAATTGGACATGTTACACTATGTTTAACTAACCAAAAAGCATCTTTGTTCTGAACTAACTCTTCGATCTTTTCGATAGTCTTTATTATTTCCATACCTAAAAATCACCCTTTATCTATTTGTTTATCCCATGACATATAAAAAAACAGTCTATATACCTTTTCTTTCTTGCATTGTTCTAAAAGATTTGGTTCTCATTGAATGCAGAAAGCAATGTGTATATAGACTGTATACTTTATCTCGCTTTTATACAAAAATAATGTTTAATGGTTATATTTACTTTCTGTTTCATCAAATGCACGTTTTGTTTCTTCTAACTTTTGCTGAATTTCATCAAACTCAGCATTTTTTAAGCTTGAGCTTAAATCAGATGCTTCTTCTTTTAGCTCATCAAAACGGGCTGACATATTTTCTTGCCCTTTTGTTTTTTTTACTTTATCCATAATTTCAGCAGATGTTTTGGTAACAGCATTACTAAGTTGATCTGTTTTATCTTTAGCAATAGAAATAAACTCTGAGCCTTTTTCTTTGACCGTATCAGTTAACTCAATCCCTTTTTCCTTGAGTATGCCAGCTTGTCCGTTTAAATCATGAAGCAGTTCTCTTCCAGGCTTTGGCGCAAGAAATAAAGCAGTTGCTGCTCCGACAACCCCACCTACTAGAGCACCTAATAGAAAATCCTTTGAACTTGAGCTTTCATTTGCATGAATTATTTCTTGTTCTCGCTTCATCTTAACATCCTCCTTTTAATTACTTCTTACTCGTGTTCGGTTTTGTTCAGCCTTCTTAGCTCTCCATTGATCTCTAATATTCATAAACACCTTGCTGTATTGAACAATTTGAGCTATTTTATCTTGATTTTTTACAAGGGTGTTTTCTACATTATTGGTAATCGTTTGTACCGATTGATTAAACCCTTGTACACTCGTACCAACATCTTTTACTGCGTCAACCACAGAATTTAAACTTTCAGATTTTTGTTGAATATCTGCAGCTAAATCATTCGTTTTTTGCAATAAAATAGTTGTTTCTCTTGTGACGCCATCCAGTTGCCTTTCTAACCCGACAAGTGTTTTAGAAACACTATCCAGTGTAGTATGTAAGGACTTCAATGTTCTCGCAACATAAATGACAAGAACCGTAAACGCAATAGCTATTAAAGCTACACTTAAGTATAAAAGATTTATCATATTTATCGCACCTCCACTTTATTGGTCTTTTCCCAGATTCGCGTTTGCTAAAACCTTAGTTTTATTATAATTGGAAAAACTTTCAGAAACAAATGATTCTTTAGCAAGAGTAACTATACAATCGAAGCAAATAATCTTTCTTCCTTATTTTTTCTATTTTGAGTTTTTTTATTTAAGGAAAAAATATTTTCGGGTACAATAAGATAGTTATCACATTTTTTTAATATTTTGGAGGTACATATGAAGGATCCACGAATTGATCAACTAGCAAAAAACTTAATTAATTATTCCATTCGCTTACAAAAAGGCGAAAAAGTTCTTATTGAAAACTTTGGACTTCAAAAGGAACTTGTAAAAGCGCTTGTGCGTGAAGCATATGCAGCTGGTGGTTATCCTTTTGTTTCACTGAAAGATAATGATATTAATCGCTCCTTGCTTTTAGGCGCTCAAACAGAACAATATGAAATGATGGCCCAATTCGAAGCAAATGTCATGAGTAATATGGATGCATACATCGGGCTTCGAGCTGGTGATAACATTAATGAGCTTGCAGACGTTCCTGCAGAACAAATGAAGATTGAAGGTGCAACCATTGGCAAAAAGGTACATAGAGAAATTCGTGTACCAAACACAAAATGGGTAGTTCTTCGTTATCCAAGCCCATCCATGGCACAGCTTGCGAGAATGAGCACCGATGCATTTGAAGATTTTTATTTCAACGTGTGCAACCTAGATTATGGAAAAATGGATAAAGCAATGGATAATCTTGTAGAATTAATGAATCGTACCGACAAAGTTCGCTTAACTGGTCCTGGCACTGACTTAACTTTCTCTATTAAAGATATTCCGTCCATCAAATGCTCTGGTCAAATGAATATTCCTGACGGCGAGGTTTATACGGCACCTGTACGTGATTCTATCAATGGTGTACTAACCTATAATACACCTTCCCCTTATCAAGGATTCACTTTTGAAAATGTCAGCCTGAAGTTTGAAAATGGAAAAATTATCGAAGCAACATCTAATGACTCCGAAAGATTAAATAAAATTTTGGATACAGATGAAGGCGCTCGTTATATTGGCGAATTCGCTATTGGAGTAAATCCATATATTCTTCATCCAATGCAAGATATCTTATTCGATGAAAAAATCGATGGAAGCTTCCACTTTACACCTGGCCAAGCCTATGATGATGCTTATAACGGCAATGATTCCAATATCCACTGGGATATGGTAAATATTCAACGTCCTGATTATGGTGGTGGGGAAATCTACTTTGATGATGTACTTATAAGAAAAGATGGTAAGTTTGTTATTCCAGAATTAGAAGTATTAAATCCAGAAAATTTAAAGTAACCTATGAAAAAGGGGATCAGAATTTTTAAATTCTGATCCCCTTTTATTATTAGCCTAATGTTTTTTCATAAGCACTTTGATATTTTTGAATATCTCCTGCGCCCATAAACAAGATTACACTATTATCATGTTCTTTCAGAGAAGAAACTGTCTCTTCTGAAATAATTTTGCTTCCAGGTACCTTATCAGCTAAATCTGTAATACTTAGCTTTCCATGATTCTCACGGGCGGAACCAAATATATCACATAGATAAGTAGAATCTGCTAAATTTAAACTATCAGCAAATTCTTGAAGAAATGCTTGAGTACGAGAGAATGTATGTGGCTGGAATACAGCAACAATTTCTCTATCTGGATACTTTTGGCGAGCGGCTTCCACCGTTGCTTTTATTTCCGTAGGATGGTGAGCATAATCATCGATAATAACCTGTGTACCAATTGTCTTTTCTGTAAATCTTCGTTTTACACCTTCAAATGTCATTAAGCGCTCTTTAACGATTTCCGCATCTAGTTCCTCATAATGACTAAGCGTAATAACAGCTAAAGCATTTAAGATATTATGGTCCCCAAATGTCGGAATGGAGAAGGTATTGTAATACGTATTACGTACATAAACTTCAAAAGTTGTACCTTCAGTTGTTTTCTCCACATTTCTCGCTTGGAAATCATTTTCATCTCCAAATCCATAAAATACAACTGGTACTTTTGCTTGAATTTTTTGTAAATGTTCGTCATCCCCACAAGCAAAAATTCCTTTTTTTACTTGCCATGCCATCTCTTGAAAGGCAGAAAAAACATCATCCACATTGGCAAAATAATCTGGATGATCAAAATCAATATTGGTCATCAATGCATAATCAGGGAAATAGGATAAGAAATGTCTTCGATATTCACATGCTTCAAAAGCAAAATATTCTGCTCCAGTTACCCCTTTCCCTGTACCATCACCAATTAAATACGCTGTCGGCTTTGCCCCCTTCATTACATGGGAAAGCAAACCAGTTGTTGATGTCTTTCCATGTGCTCCAGTTACAGCTATACTTGTAAATTGCTTCATAAAATCTCCTAGGAAACGATGGTATCGAATCACTGGAAGACCCAGTTTTACTGCTTCTTCAACTTCCTCATGTGTATCTGGAAATGCATTTCCTACAATAACATTCATTCCTGGTTGAATATTTTCACGTTGAAAAGGAAGAATTTTTATTCCAGCTTGTTCTAAAGCAATCTGAGTGAAAAATCTTTTATCCACATCAGAGCCTTGTACCTCAAAACCCATATCATGTAAAATTTGTGCTAATGCACTCATACCCGACCCTTTTATACCTACGAAGTGGTAAATAGTCATATAAAGAACCTCCAACTACGCATATCTTTTAACAGTATATGATATCCTCATTCAATTTGCTCATTGCATTTATGTATGCAACTTTGTTCACTTTATTTTTCTCATTCAACTAATTAATCATGTTTCGATAATATACTAACTTTTTTTTCCTTTTTTTATTTCACATTTATACATTATACCATCTTTCATGATGAAAAACTATGGAACAGTATAATTCCAATGTATGGCAGCAGTTTACGAAGTAATCCTTTTTCCTACTTATTCATTTTCCTGTAATAACAGCAATTCATTTTCTGTTATTAATACGTCTCTAGGCTTTGTGCCTCTCGCTTCTGATATAAACCCCTGCTTTTCCATCATATCAATTAATCTCGCTGCTCGGTTATATCCTATCTTGAAATTCCTTTGCAGACTAGATGTAGACGCTCCACCTTGTTCAATAATAAATTCACAAGCTTCATAAAATAACTCATCTTCTTCTTCAGACATTTGAACTTTTTTTAACAGCTCTTCTTGTTCAAATAAATATTCTGGTTTTCTTTCTTTCCTAACATGTGCCACTACCTGATCAATTTCTTCATCTGATACAAATGTACCTTGCAATCGAACGGGCTTTGATGTTCCATTTTCTAAAAATAGCATATCCCCTTTACCCAAAAGCTTCTCGGCACCACTAATATCAATGACGGTACGTGAATCAATTTGAGAGGAAACAGAAAACGCAATTCGTGTTGGAACATTTGCCTTAATCAATCCCGTAATAACATCAACTGATGGTCTTTGTGTAGCAATTAATAGGTGAATCCCACACGCTCTTGCTTTTTGAGCTATTCTACTAATCGCTTCTTCTACATCCGCAGGTGCCATCATCATTAAATCGGCTAACTCATCAATTACGATCACTAAATATGGTAATTTCTCACTATATCTTTTATGTTCTTCCGCTAATTGATTATATTTTGTAATATCTCTAACACCAGCATGTGCTAATAGCTCATACCTTCTTTCCATCTCTTCGACAGCCCATTTTAGTGCAGCAGTTGCCGTCTTTACATCTGTAATAACAGGACTTGCTAAATGGGGAACATAATTATATGGCGCTAATTCAACCATTTTAGGATCTACTAATAATAGCTTTAATTCCTCTGGCTTTGCTTTGTATAGTAAGCTCACAAGCATTGTATTAATACATACACTTTTTCCAGATCCGGTTGCTCCAGCTATTAATCCATGTGGCATTTTGCGTAAATCTGTAACGATTGGTTTTCCTGAAATATCCAAACCCATTGCTACCGTCAAAGGAGATGTTGAACTTTTAAATTCTTCACTCTCCAAAATCTCTCTTATAAGTACAGGGCGACTTTTTTGGTTTGGAACTTCAATTCCTACTGTATGCTTTCCAGGAATCGGCGCCTCAATTCTGATATCCTTTGCAGCCAAACTTAATTTTAAGTCATCAGAAAGATTGGTAATTTTGCTAACCTTTACTCCTGGTTCTGGTTGTACCTCATAGCGTGTTACAGAAGGTCCTTGTGTAACATTTACCACCTTTGCATGAACATTAAAATTGGTAAATGTATCATTTAACAGCATAGTCTGCTCTTCAATCCATCCATCCTTTTCTATTTGCAAAATAGGTGGATTCAATAAATTTTCTTCGGGAAAAACGTAATAAGGTAAGTCATTTTGTTCCTCATCTTCTTTTTCTATCATAGACGGAACTACAACTTCTGCCTTCGACTGTGACTCTGGCTCCTCATATATTTTTTTCTCGACTTTTTGATTTGCCAATCGTTTTCTGTCTTTATTTAGCATCAACACATTAAATGGTAAAGGACCTTTACGGGAAGATGTCTTCTTCTCCTCTATTTTCCCCTGGGAAACTTCTTCCTTCTTTTCTTCTACTATTGCTTCATCATTTTCCTGATAAGCTTCTTCTACTACTTCCACTTCTTCAAACTTTAACAATAATTGATCATCATTAAGTTCTTGAACGTCTATTAAACTTTCTTCCTGCTCATTTACTTCCATTTCTGCTTCGCTGGCAAAAATGCTTAGAGAAGCAATATTCTCTACCTCTAGTGCACTATCAGCTTTAGAACTTATTTCTTCATGAAAATATTCCTCAGCTTTTATAGAAAGAGATGAATCTTGCTCCATTATACTGTCCACTGTTACCGTTTCTTGCGCAACAGCTGTCTCAGCCTTATGCAGTTCAACTGTCTCCTCATTAGCATGTTGTTGTCCAGATTCTTGCGGTTCTAGCGACTCTATGTTACTTTCCGCTTCTTGAAGTTCAGGTGACTCTACAACTCTTTCTGCTTCTTGCAGTTCTGCCGCCTCTAAATTCCTCTTCGCTTCTTGTGATTCAGCTAGCTCATCATTCATTCCAGCAAATGTTAGTAGTTCTTCATTTACTCTTATTTCCTTTTGTTCTTTCTGGTTACTGTTCGCTTCTTTCGAAATTCCAACTTTTTTTTCTATTATTGGTCGCGATTCCGTTGTCCTTGTCTCTTTCCTTTCTGGACGATTATATCCATATATCGGAGAAACAACTTCTGTAGGTTTGAAAGGACGATTAGTACTATATGTATTGGATACTTTGTCTTCCTTCTGGTCACTTTTCGTCTGTTCTACATATGGAGGTTTATATGGTTGATCGTTTTCACGCCTATTTTCATGGAAGGCTTGCCTAGGTTCTCTTCTCTTCCTTCTATCCGTCTCTTTCTTATCATCTTTCTCTTCATCTGGAATTAGCGGAAAGCGAAAGTTCCCTTTCGGATATTGATAAATAATCTTTGAATCTATTTCTTTCTTCCATGCCGTAGACTCCATTTTCGGTTGCTGTTCTACTTCAACCGATTCTTCAACTTGGTTCAGCTCCTCTTCTTCACTAGCAAACTGTTTAAATACTTTTTTGAACCAATTCACACGTAATCACTCTTTCTTTCCAATCTCATTACTATTTTAACAGTTATGTTCAGAATTGGGAGCACTATTTTTAACAACTCTCCCTTTCCCTCTTTAGCAGAAAGTTAAACAAAGATAAATTTTCCTCTTTGTTCTTTTTTATTGCCAACACTCCAACAACTCTGGTTCTATAACTAGACTAGATACATTTATCATAGCAATTAAAAAAGAGACACCTTTTGAAAGTTTGTATATCCTAATTGCCTCTTTCATTAAGTCTCTCTTTTTAATTAGGTTAAAACAGGGAACTTATAGAAACATTCTAGCTTTTCCATCCATATAATTGTTATTTTAGTATAAAAATATTTCAATTAGATGTCATTCAAAAGTAAATTATAAATCGATTTGATTACATTGTCCCTATTATCTTTCTCTTTTTTTATTTTTGCCTAAAATAAATATAGGTTCTAATTCGCCATCCTCATATAGGAAAGATAGTGCTGTAATGGGAACTCTTCCGCTTGCAAAGAAACTCATCGTCATTTGAGCTAAGATATCGTATCCTGTTTCATTTCGAATATCACCAATAATTAGTACATCTTGATGGGGAACAGCTACCGTCATTGTGCCTTCACGCTGCTCATACATATCCT of Niallia circulans contains these proteins:
- a CDS encoding YtxH domain-containing protein, which encodes MKREQEIIHANESSSSKDFLLGALVGGVVGAATALFLAPKPGRELLHDLNGQAGILKEKGIELTDTVKEKGSEFISIAKDKTDQLSNAVTKTSAEIMDKVKKTKGQENMSARFDELKEEASDLSSSLKNAEFDEIQQKLEETKRAFDETESKYNH
- the ccpA gene encoding catabolite control protein A, which gives rise to MNITIYDVAREASVSMATVSRVVNGNPNVKPTTRKKVLEVIDRLGYRPNAVARGLASKKTTTVGVIIPDISSTFYAELARGIEDIATMYKYNIILSNSDQNKDKELHLLNTMLGKQVDGIVFMGGNITEEHVTEFEKSPVPIVLAASIEESKKISSVNIDYAQATYDVVTSFVEKGHKSIGIVLGSLEEPINKNEKLGGYKKALEAAGIEFNESLVVEGDYSYESGMEAFDKLIEGDNKPTAIFVGSDEMALGVIHGAEDKGYKVPEDFEIVTSDNTKLTLMVRPQLTTVVQPLYDIGAVAMRLLTKYMNKETVEDHIVTLPHRIESRKSTK
- the ytxJ gene encoding bacillithiol system redox-active protein YtxJ, producing MEIIKTIEKIEELVQNKDAFWLVKHSVTCPISARAFDEYKQYASGNNAVDTYYLTVQDARDVSNYIAEKYEVRHESPQALLFVHNNIVWHASHGQITAASLQKASEENKL
- the pilM gene encoding cell division protein FtsA translates to MQKHEKLFALDIGTRSVVGIILEKKEDNYHVADLLSIEHTERAMLDGQIHDVLAVSKIIKEIKDQLEIKHGPLERVSVAAAGRALKTERAAYEMNIERKPLITKEDILHMELTAVQQAQSTVAEKNERDKSQFYYCVGYSVLHYSLDDQAMGSLIDQQGSIAKVEIIATFLPKVVVESLIAALHRANLEMQALTLEPIAAINVLIPPSMRRLNVALVDIGAGTSDIAITDIGTVIAYGMVPVAGDEITEAISDAYLLDFPLAEKAKRELSQKDQISISDILGFTTELHKEEVIKEIEPALDKLADTICREILSLNNHKSPKAVMLVGGGSQTPALQQKMAEMLNLPSNRVAIRGIDAITHLTFEENFHLGPELVTPVGIAIAAEKSPVQYKTVYINEQPVRLFEVNKLTVGDCILASGIRMNQLYGKPGNAMIVTINNQKITIPGSHGEGPTILRKDVPCSLEDTVEDGETLTVYRGRDGEQAIVQIKDLLDAESDKEIKINNKSYTLHTKILCNGNPVSPEHLIADKDIIEYKADTTIQEALEGLHLTNLIAELRPFQLLINGKETVLPAFSGKVVKNGLPCRLNQLLSHKDEVILEKRKTPTVQELAERKQILMYQVLPVYFNDKKITLTKQLAQIQRRGQLLQMEDLLFSGDDIRIEQKPFEGFLFQDLFAFVDINMPQSGGGSFQLLRNGEQATFLTPIKKGDKLSIVWPAKTKSPSMNN
- a CDS encoding DUF948 domain-containing protein, producing the protein MINLLYLSVALIAIAFTVLVIYVARTLKSLHTTLDSVSKTLVGLERQLDGVTRETTILLQKTNDLAADIQQKSESLNSVVDAVKDVGTSVQGFNQSVQTITNNVENTLVKNQDKIAQIVQYSKVFMNIRDQWRAKKAEQNRTRVRSN
- a CDS encoding bifunctional 3-deoxy-7-phosphoheptulonate synthase/chorismate mutase, with protein sequence MSNKELEELRNRVDELNLEILEKINERASLVQKIAQTKVTHGAHRYDPVRERKMLDHILNKNDGPFDNGTISHLFKQIFKMGLQLQQEDDSKALLVSRKKKAEDTIVDIKGTKIGDGTPKFVFGPCSVESYEQVAQVAASVQAKGLKLLRGGAFKPRTSPYDFQGLGVEGLKILKRVADEYDLAVISEIVSTEHIETALDYIDVIQIGARNMQNFELLKAAGSVKKPILLKRGLAATIEEFINAAEYIMSQGNDQIILCERGIRTYERATRNTLDISAVPILKQETHLPVFVDVTHSTGRKDLLLPCAKAALAIGADGVMAEVHPDPAVALSDSAQQMDIDQFDEFYRALQATPYVNA